A region from the Nocardioides coralli genome encodes:
- a CDS encoding 3-hydroxyacyl-CoA dehydrogenase family protein, whose translation MAREFTTVGVIGLGTMGAGIAEVFARNGYSVIGAERDEDGVARGRQHLEHSTGRAVQRGKMSEADQATLLGRITLTTELKDLADADLVVEAVVESLEVKKQIFRQLDGIVSPEAVLATNTSSLSVTEISTANARPGRVIGVHFFNPAPVQNLVEIIRTVVTEPDVLADVQQLMVTLGKNPVVCGDKAGFIANTLLFGYLNHAVSMYENRYATREDIDAAMRFGCGYPMGPLALLDLIGLDTAYEILDTMYKQGRDRLHAPAPILKQYVTAGLLGRKSGRGFYTYEEADSHVVVPDAQTPSAADAPQLRRDVGRIGVVGTGTMATGIVEVMARAGYDVLVVGRSADKTDGVVATITRNLDKQIQRGRATEEERSGTLDRITGSTALDDLSGVDLVVEAIAEDLAIKTTLFENLDEICRPGAILATTTSSLPIIALARATSRPQDVVGMHFFNPASVMKLVEVVSTVATAEEVSETVRALSAEVGKVAVSCGDRAGFIVNALLFPYLNDAVKMLEAHYATADDIDTAMKQGCALPMGPFELLDVVGNDVSLAIQRELYLEFREPGFHPAPLLEHLVTAGYLGRKTGRGFRDYSAR comes from the coding sequence ATGGCACGCGAGTTCACGACTGTCGGCGTCATCGGTCTGGGCACGATGGGGGCGGGGATCGCCGAGGTCTTCGCCCGCAACGGCTACTCCGTCATCGGGGCGGAGCGTGACGAGGACGGAGTCGCGCGCGGACGCCAGCACCTCGAGCACTCGACCGGTCGGGCCGTGCAGCGCGGCAAGATGAGCGAGGCCGACCAGGCCACGCTGCTGGGGCGGATCACCCTCACCACCGAGCTGAAGGACCTGGCCGACGCCGACCTCGTGGTGGAGGCCGTCGTGGAGTCGCTGGAGGTGAAGAAGCAGATCTTCCGGCAGCTGGACGGCATCGTCTCGCCCGAGGCCGTCCTCGCCACCAACACCTCCTCGCTCAGCGTCACCGAGATCTCGACCGCCAACGCGCGCCCGGGCCGCGTCATCGGCGTCCACTTCTTCAACCCGGCACCGGTGCAGAACCTCGTCGAGATCATCCGCACCGTCGTCACCGAGCCCGACGTGCTCGCCGACGTGCAGCAGCTGATGGTGACGCTCGGCAAGAACCCCGTGGTGTGCGGCGACAAGGCCGGGTTCATCGCCAACACGCTGCTGTTCGGCTACCTCAACCACGCCGTGTCGATGTACGAGAACCGCTACGCCACCCGCGAGGACATCGACGCCGCGATGCGGTTCGGCTGCGGCTATCCCATGGGCCCGCTGGCACTGCTCGACCTGATCGGCCTCGACACGGCGTACGAGATCCTCGACACGATGTACAAGCAGGGCCGCGACCGGCTGCACGCCCCCGCCCCGATCCTCAAGCAGTACGTCACGGCGGGTCTGCTCGGTCGGAAGTCCGGCCGCGGCTTCTACACCTACGAGGAGGCCGACAGCCACGTCGTCGTCCCCGACGCCCAGACCCCCTCGGCGGCCGACGCCCCCCAGCTGCGTCGCGACGTGGGCCGGATCGGGGTCGTCGGCACCGGCACCATGGCTACCGGCATCGTCGAGGTGATGGCCCGGGCCGGCTACGACGTGCTGGTGGTGGGACGCAGCGCCGACAAGACCGACGGCGTGGTCGCGACGATCACCCGCAACCTGGACAAGCAGATCCAGCGCGGTCGCGCCACCGAGGAGGAGAGGTCGGGGACCCTCGATCGGATCACCGGCTCGACGGCTCTCGACGACCTCAGCGGCGTCGACCTCGTGGTGGAAGCCATCGCCGAGGACCTGGCGATCAAGACCACCCTGTTCGAGAACCTCGACGAGATCTGTCGGCCGGGCGCGATCCTCGCGACGACGACCTCCAGCCTGCCGATCATCGCCCTGGCGCGGGCGACCTCCCGCCCGCAGGACGTCGTCGGCATGCACTTCTTCAACCCCGCCAGCGTGATGAAGCTCGTCGAGGTCGTCAGCACCGTCGCCACGGCCGAGGAGGTCTCGGAGACCGTCCGGGCGCTCAGCGCCGAGGTCGGCAAGGTGGCCGTCTCCTGCGGCGACCGGGCCGGGTTCATCGTCAACGCGCTGCTCTTCCCCTACCTCAACGACGCGGTCAAGATGCTCGAGGCGCACTACGCGACCGCCGACGACATCGACACGGCGATGAAGCAGGGGTGCGCCCTCCCGATGGGGCCCTTCGAGCTCCTCGACGTCGTCGGCAACGATGTCTCCCTGGCCATCCAGCGCGAGCTCTACCTGGAGTTCCGGGAGCCCGGCTTCCACCCGGCGCCGCTGCTGGAGCACCTCGTGACCGCGGGCTACCTCGGGCGCAAGACCGGCCGCGGGTTCCGCGACTACAGCGCGCGCTAG